Proteins encoded together in one Campylobacter concisus window:
- a CDS encoding prohibitin family protein: MPADLNDYFNKKKPGNDNRGSGQNNDKEPPFKKDFKMPNIPSGFGKFGALAYIIIAIIAILAITQPFKVIHSGEVGIKATAGKYEPNPLQPGFHFFLPFIQDIIVVDTRVRIINYTSGEDMGESLQKSYQGAGILRKNSISVLDARNLPVSIDITVQYRLNPENAPQTIASWGLSWESKIVDPVVRDVVRSIAGKYTAEELPTKRNDLARQIDDGIRKDIDSQPNKPVELLTVQLREIILPSKVKEQIERVQIAKQEAERTKYEVERANQEALKQAALAEGSAKAAIIEAKGKADAIKIEADATAYANKEIAKSVDQNLLNLKQIETQNRFNDALKENKDAKIFLTPGGAVPNIWLDAKDRAKASSVSER; this comes from the coding sequence ATGCCCGCTGATTTAAATGATTATTTCAACAAAAAAAAGCCAGGTAATGACAACAGGGGCTCAGGTCAAAATAACGACAAAGAGCCACCTTTTAAAAAGGATTTTAAAATGCCAAATATACCAAGCGGCTTTGGCAAATTTGGTGCGCTAGCCTACATCATAATCGCCATTATCGCGATCCTTGCTATCACTCAGCCATTTAAAGTGATACACTCAGGCGAGGTCGGTATCAAAGCCACAGCGGGTAAATATGAGCCAAATCCTTTGCAACCAGGATTTCACTTTTTTTTACCATTTATCCAAGATATCATCGTAGTTGATACTAGAGTTAGGATCATCAACTACACTTCAGGCGAAGATATGGGCGAGAGTTTGCAAAAGTCTTATCAGGGAGCTGGAATTTTACGCAAAAACTCTATCTCAGTTTTGGACGCTAGAAACTTGCCAGTTAGCATCGATATAACCGTGCAGTACCGCCTAAATCCAGAAAATGCACCGCAAACTATCGCCTCTTGGGGTCTTAGCTGGGAGAGCAAGATCGTTGATCCTGTCGTTCGTGACGTGGTTCGCAGTATCGCTGGTAAATACACAGCCGAAGAGCTACCGACAAAGAGAAACGACCTAGCTAGACAGATCGATGATGGCATAAGAAAAGACATCGACTCTCAGCCAAACAAGCCAGTCGAGCTTCTAACAGTGCAGCTTCGTGAGATCATCTTGCCTTCAAAGGTAAAAGAGCAGATCGAGCGCGTTCAGATCGCTAAACAAGAGGCCGAGAGGACAAAATACGAGGTCGAGCGTGCAAATCAAGAGGCCCTAAAACAAGCCGCACTTGCCGAGGGTAGCGCAAAAGCTGCGATCATCGAGGCAAAGGGTAAGGCCGATGCTATCAAGATCGAGGCTGATGCGACTGCGTATGCAAACAAAGAGATCGCAAAAAGTGTAGATCAAAATTTATTAAATTTAAAACAGATCGAGACGCAAAATAGGTTTAACGACGCTCTTAAAGAGAACAAAGATGCCAAAATTTTCTTAACACCTGGCGGAGCTGTGCCAAATATCTGGCTAGATGCAAAAGATAGGGCAAAAGCTAGCTCGGTTAGCGAAAGGTAA
- a CDS encoding DUF2393 family protein yields MLNSIKHNILFILQNAKLIDFLAYGWVFLAFIFIVLLGIFVAIKSWWQIGFLFILAGFLGLFAGNYYANKYINENLRPVSISKINTKQLQYVDALMVDFNITNNSNYTLNVCKIELGFYLGSKQSTRNFLNSLNPFAKKRIILNEALLPKQSKQIREFVNDFAFIDYNITKKAECF; encoded by the coding sequence ATGTTAAATAGCATCAAGCATAACATACTTTTCATACTTCAAAACGCCAAACTTATCGACTTTCTAGCCTATGGTTGGGTCTTTTTAGCCTTTATTTTTATCGTGCTTTTAGGAATTTTCGTCGCGATAAAATCATGGTGGCAGATAGGATTTTTGTTTATCCTAGCTGGTTTTTTGGGACTTTTTGCAGGCAACTACTACGCAAACAAATATATAAATGAAAATCTAAGACCAGTTAGCATAAGCAAAATAAATACAAAACAGCTTCAATATGTAGATGCGTTGATGGTTGATTTTAACATCACAAATAATTCAAACTACACATTAAACGTTTGCAAAATCGAGCTTGGCTTCTACCTTGGTTCAAAGCAAAGCACGAGAAATTTTCTAAATTCGCTAAACCCTTTTGCTAAAAAAAGGATCATTTTAAATGAAGCGCTTTTGCCAAAGCAGAGCAAGCAGATAAGAGAATTTGTCAATGACTTTGCCTTCATTGACTACA
- the hisIE gene encoding bifunctional phosphoribosyl-AMP cyclohydrolase/phosphoribosyl-ATP diphosphatase HisIE, with protein MNSVAKSIDWQKVSGLLPVVVCDHATNEVLMLAFMNEEALNLSLSSRYAHYFSRTKNRIWKKGEESGNTQEIKAAFLDCDNDTLLLKVIQNGGAACHTGARSCFFNEINLENLEISDQKCEVKKPSYGVIDELYHVIEDRKLNADPQTSYVASLFKKGENQILKKVGEEATELVMAAKELSFAKQIKQDEQKAKNDLIYEAADLCFHALVALSAHNIHPDAVKNELARRFGMSGIEEKRSRDVK; from the coding sequence ATGAATAGCGTAGCAAAAAGTATAGACTGGCAAAAGGTTAGTGGATTGCTCCCGGTGGTGGTTTGCGATCATGCTACAAACGAGGTTTTGATGCTTGCTTTTATGAACGAAGAAGCACTAAATTTAAGTCTATCTAGCCGCTACGCTCACTACTTTTCACGCACTAAAAATAGAATTTGGAAAAAAGGCGAAGAGAGTGGCAACACACAAGAGATCAAGGCTGCGTTTTTAGACTGCGACAACGACACTTTGCTTTTAAAAGTCATTCAAAATGGAGGCGCTGCTTGTCACACTGGGGCAAGGTCTTGCTTTTTTAACGAGATAAATTTAGAAAATTTAGAAATTTCTGATCAAAAATGCGAGGTTAAAAAGCCAAGTTACGGCGTCATTGACGAGCTTTATCACGTTATAGAAGATAGAAAGCTAAATGCTGACCCGCAAACTTCATACGTGGCAAGCCTTTTTAAAAAGGGTGAAAATCAAATTCTAAAAAAAGTTGGCGAAGAGGCTACGGAGCTTGTCATGGCGGCAAAAGAGCTTAGTTTTGCCAAGCAGATAAAACAAGATGAGCAAAAAGCAAAAAATGACCTCATCTATGAAGCAGCTGATCTTTGCTTTCACGCACTTGTGGCACTTTCAGCCCACAACATACATCCAGATGCCGTCAAAAACGAGCTTGCAAGGCGTTTTGGCATGAGTGGCATCGAAGAAAAAAGATCGCGAGATGTTAAATAG
- a CDS encoding branched-chain amino acid transaminase — protein MNASEFIWMDGKLVKWDDAKVHVLTHSLHYANAVFEGTRAYKTKKGLAIFRLKDHTKRLLRSAKMTVLNVPYTEEELEKAQIELLRANKYNSNVYIRPLIFLGYGVMGVAHTKAPVQTAIASWEWGAYLGDEGLEKGIRVKISSFAKLAPAAQMNRAKASSNYLSSQMANYEAKEAGYDEALLLDSEGFVAEGPGECFFIVENGALITPPNDNSLLSITQDTVIRLAHDLDIEVRRERITRDQAYTADEAFFTGTAAEVTPINSIDNRIIGNGARGEVTKRLQKAYFDVVYGLNKKYESFLTYI, from the coding sequence ATGAACGCTTCAGAATTCATCTGGATGGATGGAAAACTAGTAAAATGGGACGATGCGAAAGTACACGTTCTAACTCACTCTTTGCACTACGCTAACGCCGTATTTGAGGGCACAAGAGCTTATAAAACAAAAAAAGGTCTAGCTATTTTTAGACTCAAAGACCACACAAAAAGACTTTTAAGATCAGCAAAAATGACCGTTTTAAACGTGCCTTACACTGAAGAAGAGCTTGAAAAAGCACAGATCGAGCTACTTCGCGCAAATAAATATAACAGCAACGTATATATCCGCCCACTTATCTTTTTAGGATACGGCGTAATGGGCGTAGCGCACACAAAAGCACCAGTGCAAACTGCTATCGCTTCATGGGAGTGGGGCGCATATCTTGGCGATGAAGGCTTAGAAAAAGGCATCAGAGTTAAAATTTCAAGCTTTGCCAAACTAGCTCCTGCTGCTCAAATGAACAGAGCAAAGGCTAGCTCAAACTACCTAAGCTCACAAATGGCAAACTACGAAGCAAAAGAGGCTGGATACGACGAGGCGCTACTTCTTGATAGCGAGGGCTTTGTAGCTGAGGGTCCAGGCGAGTGCTTTTTTATCGTTGAAAATGGCGCATTGATCACTCCACCAAACGACAACAGCCTACTTAGCATCACTCAAGATACAGTCATAAGACTAGCTCACGATCTTGACATCGAAGTAAGAAGAGAGCGCATCACAAGAGATCAAGCATACACAGCTGACGAGGCATTTTTCACAGGCACTGCAGCTGAAGTAACGCCGATAAATAGCATAGATAACCGCATCATCGGCAACGGTGCTAGAGGCGAAGTGACAAAGAGACTACAAAAAGCTTACTTTGACGTAGTTTATGGTCTAAACAAAAAATACGAATCATTTTTAACATATATTTAA